A portion of the Actomonas aquatica genome contains these proteins:
- a CDS encoding DoxX family protein has translation MLDTSSHTTRPQAIARIVLGAFMTLAGVAHLTFQRGEFQAQVPPWVPLDTDFVVLASGVVEIALGLAMLILKRYRVWVGLSLAVFYVLIFPGNLSQYTNGIDAFGLDTDAKRFARLFFQPVLILWALWSTGGLAAWRQARQR, from the coding sequence ATGCTGGATACCTCCTCCCATACGACCCGACCGCAGGCTATCGCGCGCATCGTGCTGGGGGCTTTCATGACCCTGGCCGGTGTAGCGCACCTCACTTTTCAGCGTGGTGAGTTTCAGGCGCAGGTGCCGCCGTGGGTGCCGCTCGACACGGACTTTGTGGTGCTAGCCTCCGGGGTGGTGGAGATCGCGCTCGGTTTGGCGATGCTGATACTCAAACGCTACCGGGTGTGGGTGGGGCTGAGTCTTGCGGTGTTCTACGTGCTCATCTTCCCGGGCAACCTGTCGCAATACACGAACGGCATCGACGCCTTCGGTTTGGACACGGATGCGAAACGGTTTGCCCGGCTGTTTTTCCAGCCGGTGCTCATTCTCTGGGCGCTGTGGTCAACCGGTGGGCTGGCTGCGTGGCGCCAGGCCCGGCAACGCTAG
- a CDS encoding FecR family protein — MIGSGLSLSAQSQPNAGLFTVTDITGDVSWVDPTTGASAPIVLNETLPVGATIVTAADSSASIAFSTGSTVLVEADSAVKIASFTQAPFDPADLINDTIEPSVSHLELFVEKGGITNDVRSLRPGSVYTVNSPDGAVSVKGTVFFFQIDVATGNLILKVNEGLVVFIGTDGQYAEIPEGTKMEDAKNMQRQPMSTAERVEFRNALVRLSTARDAVTSNEGTIYTKSVEIATASDDSANTNVAGNTEDEGSSNDDSNDDDAGDDNNDVEPSTEVVIEIPTDNIVVSPST, encoded by the coding sequence GTGATCGGCTCTGGTCTTTCCCTCTCAGCCCAGTCCCAGCCCAACGCCGGCCTCTTCACCGTGACTGACATCACCGGTGACGTATCCTGGGTCGACCCCACCACCGGAGCCTCCGCACCGATCGTCCTCAACGAGACGCTGCCCGTCGGTGCGACCATCGTCACGGCCGCCGACTCCAGCGCGTCCATCGCCTTCTCCACCGGCTCCACCGTGCTGGTGGAGGCAGACTCCGCCGTGAAGATCGCCTCCTTCACGCAGGCTCCCTTCGACCCCGCCGACCTCATCAACGACACGATCGAGCCGTCCGTGTCCCACCTCGAACTCTTCGTCGAAAAGGGTGGTATCACCAACGACGTTCGCTCCCTCCGACCGGGTTCCGTCTACACCGTCAACAGCCCCGACGGCGCGGTCTCCGTCAAAGGCACCGTCTTCTTCTTCCAGATCGATGTCGCGACCGGCAACCTCATCCTCAAGGTCAACGAAGGTCTGGTGGTCTTCATCGGCACCGACGGTCAATACGCCGAGATCCCCGAAGGCACCAAGATGGAGGATGCCAAAAACATGCAGCGTCAGCCCATGAGCACCGCCGAACGCGTGGAGTTCCGCAACGCCCTCGTTCGCCTTTCCACCGCCAGAGACGCCGTCACGTCCAACGAAGGCACCATCTACACCAAGTCGGTCGAGATCGCCACCGCGTCCGACGACAGCGCCAACACCAACGTCGCCGGTAACACCGAAGACGAGGGTTCCAGCAACGACGACTCCAACGATGATGACGCAGGCGATGACAACAACGACGTGGAACCGTCCACTGAGGTCGTGATCGAAATCCCGACCGACAACATCGTCGTCAGTCCGTCCACCTGA
- a CDS encoding Ig-like domain-containing protein: protein MKLFPLTRAPLRRLTAAVACAAALLGPTVPTATAQNTSDASILTDADATMRVAADGQGVAGQLTVAPAILSSQMADELVFTLTSEPLHGRVGLAGGSSDDVFANKTARLGYFAYRPDEDFEGTDSFRYEVLNRTTGLTFANEVLVDVTLPPPLVMDSFEVSTERTYDIQAVPVTLQTKPNLAVSGQLPSHADFMNAADRETITDPQIAYVLDDQAKPAHGTARLDRTTGALTYSPAPNFIGEDRFTYYTIDENNPAIGVENTVVVTVEPVRTFHTKRADRSSSREVDLVFVINNSPSMAPHQARIAANLQRFRQLFDARDLDYRIGVLTTDFVNSGRRPYKRVRGDELNAAGYPVAIRNGQPRQTTKRVASNGNLVTLDIMPQPWVTPTTPAGIFAELVKVGTNGDSNRTAFTAVYNFVAGAYNGQHDFLRPEATTIVVFFMDEEETRMATWETTRDGSRRAQWIEDGTLPELLQAYNAEHPDDRQTLDGYINYWVLRPFIIVKGNQRGKLQMHAVVAPDNVSHRRAAELTGGAVLNIQSDFSADLAALGDRIADTVAVALDPVEIGATLYVPSLQVLVDGEPVPMDPENGYIYDELTHSIRFQGAAKQKAFAAQIEISYEEHK, encoded by the coding sequence ATGAAGCTTTTCCCTCTCACTCGTGCGCCCCTGCGCCGGCTCACCGCCGCCGTCGCCTGCGCCGCCGCCCTCCTGGGGCCGACCGTCCCGACCGCCACCGCCCAGAATACGTCCGACGCGTCCATCCTCACCGACGCCGACGCCACCATGCGCGTGGCCGCCGATGGCCAGGGTGTCGCCGGCCAACTCACCGTCGCTCCCGCCATCCTCAGCAGCCAGATGGCCGACGAGCTCGTCTTCACCCTCACCAGCGAACCGCTCCACGGTCGCGTCGGTCTCGCCGGTGGCAGCTCCGACGACGTCTTCGCCAACAAAACCGCCCGCCTCGGCTACTTCGCCTATCGGCCCGACGAGGACTTCGAGGGCACCGACTCCTTCCGCTACGAGGTGCTCAACCGCACCACCGGTCTCACCTTCGCCAACGAGGTCCTCGTCGATGTCACCCTGCCGCCCCCCCTCGTGATGGACTCCTTCGAGGTCAGCACCGAGCGCACCTACGACATCCAGGCCGTCCCGGTCACCCTGCAGACCAAACCCAACCTCGCCGTCTCCGGCCAGCTCCCCAGCCACGCCGATTTCATGAACGCTGCCGATCGCGAGACGATCACCGATCCGCAAATCGCCTACGTGCTCGACGATCAGGCCAAACCCGCCCACGGCACCGCCCGCCTCGACCGGACCACCGGCGCGCTCACCTACTCCCCCGCGCCCAACTTCATCGGCGAGGATCGCTTCACCTACTACACGATCGACGAAAACAACCCTGCCATCGGCGTCGAGAACACCGTCGTCGTTACCGTCGAGCCCGTCCGCACCTTCCACACCAAGCGCGCCGACCGCTCCTCGAGCCGCGAGGTCGACCTCGTGTTTGTGATCAACAACTCGCCCTCCATGGCGCCGCACCAGGCCCGCATTGCCGCCAACCTGCAGCGCTTCCGCCAACTCTTCGACGCCCGCGATCTCGACTACCGCATCGGCGTGCTCACCACGGACTTCGTCAACTCCGGCCGCCGCCCCTACAAACGCGTGCGCGGCGACGAACTCAACGCCGCCGGCTACCCCGTCGCCATCCGCAACGGCCAGCCCCGCCAGACCACCAAACGCGTCGCCAGCAACGGCAACCTCGTCACCCTCGACATCATGCCGCAACCGTGGGTCACACCCACCACGCCCGCCGGCATCTTCGCCGAACTCGTCAAGGTCGGCACCAACGGCGACAGCAACCGCACCGCCTTCACCGCCGTCTACAACTTCGTCGCCGGCGCCTACAACGGTCAGCACGACTTCCTCCGCCCCGAGGCCACCACCATCGTCGTCTTCTTCATGGACGAGGAGGAAACCCGCATGGCCACCTGGGAAACGACCCGCGACGGCTCCCGCCGCGCCCAATGGATCGAAGACGGCACCCTGCCCGAGCTCCTCCAGGCCTACAACGCCGAGCACCCCGACGACCGCCAGACCCTCGACGGTTACATCAACTACTGGGTGCTGCGCCCCTTCATCATCGTGAAGGGCAACCAGCGCGGCAAACTGCAGATGCACGCCGTCGTCGCCCCCGACAACGTCTCCCATCGCCGCGCCGCCGAGCTCACCGGCGGTGCCGTGCTCAACATCCAGAGCGACTTCTCCGCCGACCTCGCTGCCCTCGGTGACCGCATCGCCGACACCGTGGCCGTCGCCCTCGATCCGGTGGAGATCGGCGCCACCCTCTACGTGCCGAGCCTCCAGGTGCTCGTCGACGGTGAGCCCGTCCCGATGGATCCAGAAAATGGATACATCTACGACGAACTCACCCACAGCATCCGCTTCCAGGGCGCCGCGAAACAAAAGGCCTTCGCCGCCCAGATCGAGATCAGCTACGAAGAACACAAGTAG
- a CDS encoding PEP-CTERM sorting domain-containing protein (PEP-CTERM proteins occur, often in large numbers, in the proteomes of bacteria that also encode an exosortase, a predicted intramembrane cysteine proteinase. The presence of a PEP-CTERM domain at a protein's C-terminus predicts cleavage within the sorting domain, followed by covalent anchoring to some some component of the (usually Gram-negative) cell surface. Many PEP-CTERM proteins exhibit an unusual sequence composition that includes large numbers of potential glycosylation sites. Expression of one such protein has been shown restore the ability of a bacterium to form floc, a type of biofilm.), whose product MLLLTGLLHGQPVTYFYGGDLQPSEGEYADWFTTVGPGHPTNYRFAHTTWSSDGDVLTMNTSYSPSEGIWFGRTSGYSDPSNFSLAGTADGNLVRARVALGESSGEWSLYWYDGDGYASSFYFLPGGVNFSYRDANDEGVTEFYAIADMTEFHTFTSYILAGQVSYFVDGVYLGGGPTGVGSANFLLIGDGSATNVSGYGSFHVDSLEIITAVGASAPSLAAVPEPATTALGMAALAGGLVLLRQRRRNLVAPATN is encoded by the coding sequence GTGTTGCTCCTGACCGGGCTGCTCCATGGGCAGCCGGTCACCTACTTCTACGGCGGCGACCTCCAACCCTCCGAAGGTGAATACGCCGATTGGTTCACCACCGTCGGCCCCGGGCATCCGACCAACTACCGCTTCGCCCACACCACGTGGTCGAGCGACGGCGACGTGCTCACCATGAACACCTCCTACTCACCGAGCGAGGGCATCTGGTTTGGCCGCACCAGCGGCTACAGCGACCCGTCCAATTTTTCCCTCGCCGGCACCGCCGACGGCAATCTGGTCCGCGCGCGCGTCGCCTTGGGTGAGTCGTCCGGCGAATGGTCGCTCTACTGGTATGATGGTGATGGATACGCCTCGAGTTTCTACTTCCTGCCCGGCGGCGTGAACTTCAGCTACCGCGACGCCAATGACGAAGGCGTGACGGAGTTTTATGCCATCGCCGACATGACGGAGTTTCACACCTTCACCTCCTACATTCTGGCCGGACAGGTGTCCTACTTCGTCGATGGCGTTTATCTCGGCGGCGGCCCGACGGGAGTGGGATCCGCCAATTTCCTGCTGATCGGCGACGGCTCCGCCACCAACGTTTCGGGCTACGGTTCCTTCCACGTCGACTCGCTGGAGATCATCACCGCCGTCGGCGCCAGCGCCCCGTCCCTCGCTGCCGTGCCGGAACCCGCCACCACCGCGCTCGGCATGGCCGCGCTGGCGGGCGGACTCGTTTTGCTGCGACAGCGACGCCGCAACCTCGTCGCGCCCGCCACAAACTGA
- a CDS encoding aldo/keto reductase has product MHYKTLGNSGLLVSEICLGTMTFGGKGFWTAIGSLDQSVADRIVARALDGGVNFIDTADVYSEGLSEEITGRALKNSGRARDEIVLATKVHGRVGEGVNQRGSSRGHIMDGVKASLRRLGTDHIDLYQVHGIDPLTPVEETVAALDALVQQGHVRYIGVSNWSAWRIMKALGLADRRGWVRPVSLQAYYTIAGRDLEREIVPLLEEENVGLMVWSPLAGGLLSGKFNRDGTGPDGARRVSFDFPPVNRERVFDCVDVMRTIAEAHEVSVARVALAYVLAKRFVTSVIIGAKNEAQLDDNLAATQLTLSAEELAQLDAVSALPAEYPGWMIERQADDDTVQAVLAARRG; this is encoded by the coding sequence ATGCATTACAAGACGTTGGGAAACTCGGGGCTGCTCGTATCGGAAATCTGCCTCGGCACCATGACCTTTGGCGGCAAGGGCTTTTGGACGGCGATCGGCAGTTTGGATCAATCGGTGGCCGATCGCATCGTGGCGCGGGCCTTGGATGGCGGCGTGAACTTCATTGATACGGCCGACGTGTATTCGGAAGGCCTGTCCGAGGAGATCACGGGCCGCGCGCTCAAAAACAGTGGGCGGGCGCGCGATGAGATCGTGCTCGCGACCAAGGTGCACGGGCGCGTCGGGGAAGGTGTCAACCAACGTGGGTCGTCGCGCGGTCACATCATGGATGGCGTGAAGGCGAGCCTGCGTCGGCTCGGCACCGACCACATTGATCTTTATCAGGTGCACGGCATCGACCCGCTCACGCCGGTGGAGGAAACGGTGGCGGCACTCGATGCGCTCGTGCAGCAAGGCCACGTGCGCTACATCGGCGTCTCCAACTGGTCGGCGTGGCGCATCATGAAGGCGCTCGGTCTCGCGGATCGGCGCGGCTGGGTGCGGCCGGTTTCGCTGCAGGCGTATTACACGATCGCGGGGCGCGACCTGGAGAGGGAGATCGTGCCGCTCCTGGAAGAGGAAAACGTTGGCCTGATGGTGTGGAGTCCGCTCGCGGGTGGGTTGTTGAGCGGCAAGTTTAACCGCGATGGCACGGGGCCGGATGGCGCGCGCCGCGTGAGTTTTGATTTCCCACCGGTGAACCGGGAGCGGGTCTTCGACTGCGTCGATGTCATGCGCACGATCGCCGAGGCGCATGAGGTTTCGGTGGCGCGCGTTGCCCTGGCTTACGTGCTGGCGAAACGCTTCGTCACCTCGGTGATCATCGGCGCGAAGAATGAGGCGCAGCTCGATGACAACCTGGCGGCGACCCAGCTGACGCTGAGCGCCGAGGAGCTGGCGCAACTCGATGCGGTGTCGGCGCTGCCGGCGGAGTATCCGGGCTGGATGATCGAGCGCCAGGCCGACGACGACACGGTGCAGGCCGTGTTGGCGGCGCGGCGTGGGTGA
- a CDS encoding DUF1611 domain-containing protein, with protein MSDDFSSHATQPQRLVLLQHGGFSSRYGKTGLSLLRYRGAEVVAVIDREFSGRSLREVSRLPDVPDLTIVATMEEALATRPTVLAIGISPSGGRVQEDWWSDLRAAVRAGVSVWNGCHTPLAADPEVAAALRPGVRTWDLRREPADLKPGKAAARGLGCKRVLFVGTDMNIGKMTAALEFDRATRERGLRSAFVGTGQTGMMIAGTGVCLDAVRVDFASGAVEAEVMRHGADADVVWVEGQGSMFNPSSTATLPLLRGTQPTHLVVVAKAGLSSLQAFPDIVLPPLPTVVSFYETVAAAGGALTPAKVMGIALNTWGLDDAAAQAAVDAAAAETGLPCTDVVRFGPGAIFDAILSG; from the coding sequence ATGTCTGACGATTTCTCCTCCCACGCGACCCAGCCGCAGCGCTTGGTCCTGTTGCAACACGGCGGGTTCTCCTCCCGCTACGGCAAGACCGGCCTGTCGCTGCTGCGTTATCGCGGGGCCGAAGTGGTGGCGGTGATCGACCGCGAGTTTTCCGGCCGCTCGCTGCGCGAAGTGAGTCGTTTGCCCGACGTGCCCGACCTCACCATCGTTGCCACGATGGAGGAAGCGCTGGCGACACGACCCACGGTATTGGCGATCGGTATTTCGCCTTCCGGCGGGCGGGTGCAGGAGGACTGGTGGTCGGACCTGCGGGCAGCGGTGCGGGCGGGCGTGTCGGTTTGGAACGGGTGCCACACCCCGCTCGCTGCGGATCCCGAAGTGGCGGCGGCGCTGCGGCCGGGGGTGAGGACGTGGGACCTTCGCCGCGAACCCGCCGACCTGAAACCTGGCAAAGCGGCCGCCCGCGGTTTGGGTTGCAAGCGCGTGCTCTTTGTCGGCACGGACATGAACATCGGCAAAATGACCGCGGCGCTGGAATTCGATCGGGCGACGCGAGAGCGGGGACTGCGCTCGGCGTTCGTGGGCACGGGCCAAACCGGCATGATGATTGCCGGCACCGGGGTGTGTCTCGACGCGGTGCGGGTCGATTTTGCGAGTGGCGCGGTCGAGGCCGAGGTGATGCGTCACGGCGCGGACGCCGATGTGGTCTGGGTCGAAGGCCAGGGCTCGATGTTTAATCCCTCGTCGACCGCCACGCTGCCGCTGCTGCGCGGCACGCAACCGACGCACCTCGTAGTGGTGGCCAAGGCGGGACTGAGCAGCTTGCAGGCGTTTCCGGACATCGTTTTGCCGCCGCTGCCGACCGTGGTATCGTTTTACGAAACAGTGGCCGCGGCCGGGGGTGCGCTGACGCCGGCGAAGGTGATGGGTATTGCGCTCAACACTTGGGGACTGGATGACGCGGCGGCGCAGGCGGCGGTGGATGCGGCGGCGGCCGAAACAGGTTTGCCGTGCACCGATGTCGTGCGCTTCGGACCGGGGGCGATCTTCGATGCGATTTTGAGCGGCTGA
- a CDS encoding dipeptide epimerase — MPELSLTEHHFTKRVPLTISRGTSTHTHVFLLRWQEDGVEGLGEAVPIAIDDRPQTADRIREAFATHRAWLAGSTAWERLEIDRRLWAADAPAAFIAAVNLALYDWWGRRLGQPVWKLLGLADQPGPLTSVTIGINSPEGAVRRLEQWQEAVEVCACKVKLGSPAGVEADKAMFAAVHAALPSGWRVSVDANGGWNLDTAIEMAEWLADFGIDHLEQPLVRGGEADLPALRARSPLPLMVDESCRTSEELATLVGGIDGINIKLMKCGGLDGALRLIHTARAHGLKVLIGCYGHTALANTAAAQLGGLVDYLDLDSHLNLLDDPFRGAELRAGRPVLPSTAGFGVSHV, encoded by the coding sequence ATGCCTGAACTCTCGCTCACCGAACACCACTTCACCAAACGCGTGCCGCTCACCATCAGCCGCGGCACCTCCACGCACACGCACGTCTTTTTGCTGCGCTGGCAGGAGGACGGGGTGGAGGGGCTGGGCGAGGCGGTGCCGATCGCGATCGACGACCGGCCGCAGACGGCGGACCGCATTCGGGAGGCCTTTGCGACGCATCGGGCGTGGCTGGCGGGGTCGACCGCGTGGGAGCGACTGGAAATCGACCGGCGGCTGTGGGCCGCGGACGCCCCGGCGGCCTTCATCGCGGCGGTTAATCTCGCGCTCTACGATTGGTGGGGGCGACGGCTGGGGCAGCCGGTTTGGAAACTGCTCGGACTGGCGGATCAGCCGGGGCCGCTCACGTCGGTGACCATCGGCATCAACTCGCCCGAAGGCGCGGTGCGTCGACTCGAGCAGTGGCAGGAGGCGGTCGAGGTGTGCGCCTGCAAAGTGAAGCTTGGGTCGCCGGCCGGGGTGGAGGCGGACAAGGCGATGTTTGCGGCGGTGCATGCGGCGCTGCCAAGCGGGTGGCGCGTGAGTGTCGACGCCAACGGTGGTTGGAATCTGGATACGGCGATCGAGATGGCGGAGTGGTTGGCGGACTTCGGCATCGATCACCTCGAACAACCCTTGGTGCGGGGAGGCGAGGCGGACTTGCCGGCGCTGCGCGCGCGGAGTCCGTTGCCGCTCATGGTCGATGAAAGCTGCCGCACCAGCGAAGAGTTGGCGACGCTCGTGGGCGGGATCGACGGCATCAACATCAAGCTCATGAAGTGCGGCGGGCTCGATGGGGCGCTGCGGCTGATCCACACCGCGCGGGCGCATGGGCTGAAGGTGCTCATCGGCTGCTACGGTCACACCGCGCTCGCTAATACGGCGGCGGCGCAGCTCGGTGGGCTCGTCGACTACCTCGATCTGGACAGTCATCTCAATCTGTTGGACGACCCCTTCCGTGGCGCGGAGCTGCGGGCCGGTCGTCCGGTGCTTCCCTCCACGGCCGGTTTTGGCGTTTCCCATGTCTGA
- a CDS encoding M81 family metallopeptidase: MRIAVMTFSHETVTFLPYDTTIDDFTYEGSPAKREALLQSGSRSYMGGFVTVAREFAGVELVGIESPLGSKAGSGSGWLTHETFEHFMGNMIADLKTQGDFDGVFLALHGAMGVRGVPQPETEIARRVRAVVGPDAFIAATFDPHGNEDDSFYAFADLGFTVKYYPHYDSYLQGERAARTLIRTLRGQYQPTHYTVKVPIISPTVLQWTGASPWSDLVQRCLVWESTEPDTYVNFFYGFPWSDVPDVGMCFQVTTNGKPELAEKIAMDLAHTAWRQREALLNTTQIHPIAEGVSLAAAALESGAYPVVIADHSDRSGYATWTLQEIIKQDLSDALIVTVADRDAIATLVAGGVKPGDAFDMPVGGRVADSAGDPVRIVGTVATVTPGLGRSGKDETWVSVKFGRNNLLVISPFLKQIIQPEPLRELGITLEDYKVFVIKSRVHFRRGFDDNAFAKTILIVEPTQNFLGTVRLQGLPYEHVNLQNYYPYGDVSFP, encoded by the coding sequence CTGCGCATCGCGGTGATGACCTTTTCGCACGAGACGGTGACCTTCCTGCCCTACGACACCACGATCGACGACTTCACCTACGAGGGCTCCCCCGCCAAGCGAGAAGCCCTGCTCCAGTCGGGCAGCCGCAGCTACATGGGCGGCTTCGTCACTGTCGCCCGCGAGTTTGCCGGCGTGGAACTGGTGGGCATCGAGTCACCGCTCGGTTCCAAGGCCGGGTCCGGTTCGGGTTGGCTGACCCACGAGACCTTCGAGCACTTCATGGGCAACATGATCGCCGATCTGAAGACGCAGGGTGACTTCGATGGCGTCTTTCTCGCCCTGCACGGCGCCATGGGCGTGCGCGGCGTGCCGCAGCCCGAAACCGAAATCGCCCGCCGCGTGCGCGCGGTGGTCGGCCCCGATGCATTTATCGCCGCGACCTTCGATCCCCACGGCAACGAGGACGACAGTTTCTACGCGTTCGCCGATCTCGGCTTCACCGTCAAATACTACCCGCACTACGACAGCTACCTGCAGGGCGAACGCGCCGCCCGCACACTCATTCGCACCCTTCGCGGCCAGTATCAGCCTACCCACTACACGGTGAAGGTGCCCATCATCTCACCCACCGTGCTGCAATGGACCGGCGCCTCCCCGTGGTCCGATCTCGTGCAACGTTGCCTCGTCTGGGAGTCCACCGAACCCGACACCTACGTGAACTTCTTCTACGGCTTTCCGTGGTCCGACGTGCCCGATGTCGGCATGTGTTTTCAGGTCACCACCAACGGCAAACCCGAGCTGGCCGAAAAGATCGCCATGGACCTCGCGCACACCGCCTGGCGCCAACGGGAGGCCCTGCTCAACACCACCCAGATTCACCCCATCGCCGAAGGGGTGAGCCTCGCCGCCGCCGCCCTCGAATCGGGCGCCTACCCGGTAGTGATCGCCGATCACAGCGACCGTTCCGGCTACGCCACCTGGACCCTCCAGGAAATCATCAAACAGGACCTGAGTGATGCGCTCATCGTGACCGTCGCCGACCGCGACGCCATCGCGACACTGGTGGCTGGCGGCGTGAAACCCGGCGATGCCTTTGACATGCCCGTCGGCGGGCGGGTGGCCGACTCCGCCGGCGACCCCGTGCGCATCGTCGGCACCGTGGCCACTGTCACCCCGGGCCTCGGCCGCTCCGGCAAGGACGAGACGTGGGTCTCGGTCAAATTTGGACGCAACAACCTCCTCGTGATCAGCCCCTTCCTGAAGCAGATCATTCAACCCGAGCCCCTGCGCGAACTCGGCATCACGCTCGAGGACTACAAGGTGTTTGTGATCAAATCCCGGGTGCATTTCCGGCGCGGCTTCGACGACAACGCCTTCGCCAAAACCATCCTCATCGTCGAGCCCACCCAGAACTTCCTCGGCACCGTGCGCCTGCAAGGCCTGCCCTACGAACACGTCAACCTGCAGAACTACTACCCCTACGGCGACGTCTCCTTTCCCTGA
- a CDS encoding helix-turn-helix transcriptional regulator: protein MSFGAVSSSSLSSAAAAQRRDLLISQLHTAVDLDAFWKASLQLLSEWVPHHSCSLLYGIIDQHTLNSRHHMPGPRADRRSVSNLDIVHGFLARHPGVQLYTFRDVVSEDPSAQERQQAQQSRHHAAWEDFVHLAFWDGHRPDAVLSVRRERAQGPFTAAEIALLRELHPVIEAGLQRLRRLADERSQHLSIKRFLAEVPVPVLFLNANLRLIYASREGYAAAAEWNHGRAAARQLDPRRAFELPPAIADACRELGADLDGQRHRRVPHPERRDLTARLQIDTPGSSPWSRPVYRVLFLTDRSIDDVPLSANPGVLPLLQRLTPNERRVALLVTEGCHNRDIATRLGKSPRTVECQLTEIYRKLGVRNRVQLTRALA from the coding sequence ATGTCCTTCGGTGCGGTTTCGTCCTCCTCCCTGTCCTCGGCTGCCGCCGCGCAGCGGCGTGACCTGCTCATTTCGCAACTGCACACCGCGGTCGACCTCGACGCGTTCTGGAAGGCCAGCCTGCAGCTGCTCAGCGAATGGGTGCCGCACCACTCCTGCAGCCTGCTCTACGGCATCATCGATCAACACACCCTGAACTCGCGGCATCACATGCCGGGACCCCGTGCCGACCGTCGCTCCGTGTCCAACCTCGACATCGTGCACGGCTTCCTCGCCCGCCATCCCGGCGTGCAGCTCTACACCTTCCGCGACGTCGTGTCGGAAGACCCGTCCGCCCAGGAACGGCAACAAGCCCAGCAGAGCCGTCACCACGCCGCGTGGGAGGACTTCGTGCACCTCGCTTTCTGGGACGGTCATCGCCCCGACGCCGTGCTCAGCGTGCGCCGCGAACGCGCGCAGGGTCCATTCACCGCCGCCGAAATCGCCCTGCTGCGCGAACTCCACCCCGTGATCGAAGCCGGCCTGCAGCGCCTGCGCCGCCTCGCCGACGAGCGCAGCCAGCACCTGAGCATCAAACGTTTCCTCGCCGAGGTGCCGGTGCCGGTCCTCTTTCTCAACGCCAACCTGCGCCTCATCTACGCCAGCCGCGAAGGTTACGCCGCCGCAGCGGAATGGAATCACGGTCGCGCCGCCGCCCGTCAACTCGACCCGCGCCGCGCCTTCGAACTGCCCCCGGCCATCGCCGATGCCTGCCGCGAACTCGGTGCCGACCTCGACGGACAGCGTCATCGCCGCGTCCCCCACCCCGAGCGCCGCGACCTCACCGCCCGCCTGCAGATCGATACGCCGGGCTCCTCGCCCTGGAGTCGGCCCGTTTACCGCGTGCTCTTCCTCACCGACCGCAGCATCGACGACGTGCCCCTCTCCGCCAACCCCGGGGTCTTGCCTCTCCTGCAACGCCTCACCCCCAACGAACGCCGCGTCGCACTCCTCGTCACCGAAGGCTGCCACAATCGCGACATCGCCACCCGCCTCGGCAAATCCCCGCGCACCGTCGAGTGCCAGCTCACCGAAATCTACCGCAAACTCGGCGTCCGCAACCGCGTCCAACTCACCCGCGCCCTCGCATAA
- a CDS encoding DUF1801 domain-containing protein produces MTPFASPAVAAKLSTYPEPARSVLLELRELIFATARDHPDIGPLTETLKWDQPSYLTEQSRSGTTLRLDAPADHPAHCALLVHCQTHLIATLRETLGPALHYEGNRAILLPIAQPLPTTALRTAITLALTYHTRKRAPRPPIGERIRQARRS; encoded by the coding sequence ATGACCCCATTTGCTTCCCCCGCGGTCGCCGCCAAACTCTCAACCTACCCCGAGCCTGCCCGGTCCGTTCTGCTCGAGCTGCGTGAGTTGATCTTCGCCACGGCCCGCGATCATCCCGACATCGGTCCGCTCACCGAAACCTTAAAGTGGGACCAGCCGAGCTACCTCACCGAACAATCCCGCAGCGGCACCACGCTGCGGCTCGACGCCCCCGCCGACCACCCGGCGCACTGCGCGCTGTTGGTGCATTGCCAAACTCATCTCATCGCCACGCTGCGCGAAACCTTGGGTCCCGCCCTACACTACGAAGGCAACCGCGCCATCCTCCTGCCCATCGCACAGCCCTTGCCGACGACCGCGCTGCGCACCGCCATCACGTTGGCGCTTACTTACCACACTCGTAAACGTGCCCCTCGCCCGCCCATCGGCGAACGCATCCGGCAGGCCCGACGCTCTTAA